The nucleotide sequence AGGCTCCCTTCATGGGGTTCCCAGATTTTTCCGTGATAATTCCTTTAAATGTTTTTCCATCATTATTGAGAATGGCGTATTGTATATCTCTTTCTTGGGATGAGTTAACCTTATTATCAAGCAACGCATTACCATTTTTTGCTAATTCGATATCTATAATCGACCTTTTTTTTACGCTCACAGACACAGGTTCAAAACCAATCATTGAATACGTTAGTTTATCGTTATCACTATCAAGACCTCCAATACGATATTCTCCTTTAAGGTTTGTTACAACACCTAGGTCTTTGCCTTCTACTATTACACTTACTCCTGGCAAGGCTTTACCTTCACCATTAACAACATGACCTGATATTTCTACTGGAGTTGTGTTTTGTAAACTCTCGGGGTTACATGCAAGGATTAACATAGCAAGCACAGGAATTACAAATAGTAGCTTGGCCTTTTTGATTCCTTTGGTTTTTTCTTTGTTCATCATAATTATTCTGTTTTTGGCTGAAATTTGATTGAATGGGCTGGTTAAGGATAATCCAGCGTTGCTGAATAGTGATTGGATCAATATTTTTTGATAGCTACTTACAGACGTTCTTGAAACGACTGCCTCATCGCAGATAAACTCATGAATGGTCTTAATGCTCTTATTGTATAAGAGTAATATCGGGTTAAACCAAAAAAATATGTAGATCAGTTGTACTATTATTAAGTCAATAGAGTGAAGTCCATTTACATGTTTTTTTTCATGCAAGAGCATGTATTTAAGTGATTCTTTTGAAGTGGATTTTGGAATGAAGATGAATTTGAAAAATGAAGAAATAGGAATTGATTCTTCCGTATAGACTCGAATATAATCTTCATGCTGCTCTTTTGGGGTTTTTCTAACTATCGATAAGATGACATTAAGTCTGATTGCAAATCTGATACACATAAACAAAACACCAGTTAAGTATATGCTGGCAAGCAGGGACCACTGAGAATCAGTCTGAGCGCTGGCA is from Marinobacter alexandrii and encodes:
- a CDS encoding carboxypeptidase-like regulatory domain-containing protein, with protein sequence MQRIYLISSIFLSLILPTVPLEWNAAIGSPEINDLTRSVQALTIPTTASAQTDSQWSLLASIYLTGVLFMCIRFAIRLNVILSIVRKTPKEQHEDYIRVYTEESIPISSFFKFIFIPKSTSKESLKYMLLHEKKHVNGLHSIDLIIVQLIYIFFWFNPILLLYNKSIKTIHEFICDEAVVSRTSVSSYQKILIQSLFSNAGLSLTSPFNQISAKNRIIMMNKEKTKGIKKAKLLFVIPVLAMLILACNPESLQNTTPVEISGHVVNGEGKALPGVSVIVEGKDLGVVTNLKGEYRIGGLDSDNDKLTYSMIGFEPVSVSVKKRSIIDIELAKNGNALLDNKVNSSQERDIQYAILNNDGKTFKGIITEKSGNPMKGAYVVILGGEKSEKAISDDEGKFEIPTSQIAKRFVVYRKETNEAFTLDASSPSTKTGE